AGTACACTCAATGACATCCACACAACAACAAAttgcctaatgatgcatttcttaGAATGTATGGCCTttgttaagtggcacatgactgtatatacATTGAGAATATTGGGAGTCAGGTTTCTCACTTTCAGAAAAGGGaattacaaatatggaaagggagaaattagAATATAACCGGTTGTGTTGGACTGAAATTGGACACTGGTATAAACTCATAGTTCTCAATGTGTATAGCTAGGTATAGAAATAAACATTGATCTCAATGTACGTGTATGCGCATAGTATGAGAAGTCTTGGGAATAGCAACATCTCAATAGCAATGAGCTCACCTAGGAACCAAaccttggtttctttttttctttcttcttttttttaaatttatttgggtgacaattgttagtaaaattacatagatttcaggtgtacaattctgcattacatcatctataaatcaaaaccttggtttctaaataccagcCTCCATTAAAAGGAATCGAGGCTCCTTGAAGAATGACTGAGTCCAGGGCTAGTGTAAAGAAAGGACAAGATGAGACTGGAATAGCCtgttgtgccagaaagtaaggatgTGCTCAAATAATGATGAGGACATGTtaaaaggacacaggagccagccTAAAAGGGCtctcactggccaaatctggaaTATTATGAGCATCCAAataaatccatgagttcataaaaatataaaagaggcTTAACTGGTCACATGTAGATAATAATAGGGGCAAAGTCATCTTAAAAGCcattaaagagaaagaatcaCACATTTATTCTGCCTTTCTTATATGAGCTTAACACTTAGTCACCAAAAGGTAAATAGGGTAAGTGTctctttatgaaaatattcaatcTAATGAATGCAAATCAAATAACAGAATCagaattcattattttgtaaCACCAAATGAATTAACCGAACAGCAGCAATTGCTAACATCACAAAAAAGAGAGACGACAAGGCACAATGGGCCTCCTGGTGAAAGAACACACCACCACCTATAGTCTTGCCAAAGGCATCAAACCTCAGTCTGATCAGACCTCTGGATTGAATTGCTGTGCCCACATGCAGGAAATGCAGAGGACAGAAACACATGTTGAGTCACACTCTTAGTATGCAATCAGCAAAACCATAGTACAGGCAGAAAGTAGGGTATACGGGTCAAACATCCTGGGGTCTTTAAAGGATAAACTGATACAAAAAGGGATGGAGGAGAGAATCAGTAGATTAAGAAACTCAAAATACATATCAaatcaaagaaatgagaaagactTAAGTATAGTGTCCAGCGAAGCACACTTGGATGATAAAACTATACAGAAATACAAGGGAGTGTTTATCATAAAAGTCAGAATAGTGGCTTATCTTTGGGGGGCGGAGACAATTGTGattgggcctggggtagctgAAGAAGTTCCAGTTCTTGGGCTGGGTGGTACTTTCAAGAGTGTTTGCCTTATCATTCATTAAGTCATACATTTGTTCTGTGTGGTTTTCTGCATGTGTTTTGGTTTTCAATTATAAAGGTATAAAAAATCAAATCAGGGACTTCTAATTCCAGATGTGGTAGGCTGATAATGGCTTACAAAGATATATCCACACCCTGATCTCTGggacctgtgaatgttaccttatttgaaaaaggtggggttttttttgttttgttgttgggttttttaaagattttattggggaaggggaacaggactttattggggaacagtgtgtactcccaggacttttttccaactcaaattgttgtcctttcaatcttagttgtggagggcgcagctcagctccaggtccaggtgccagttgctagttgcatgggaggggtggggtggggcgctgagaggacgggctccaaccaactgagccatccgggagctcagctcagctcaaggtgcccgtgttcaatcttagttgcagggggcactgcccaccatctgaactggcaaccttgtggtcgatgggacttgaggaattgaactggcaaccttgtggctgagagcccactggcccatgtgggaatcgaaccggcagccttcggagttaggagcatggagctctaaccgcttgagccacccGTCGGGCCCCTCATGGGGCGCTTTTTGACGAGGATCCAAAGATGACAGAAGAAATGCAGCCTCCTCCCTAAGGGTCAGTGTCTTGAAGTGGACCCCCAACCTACCTCCCACACCACTCTCTTCTTCCTTGACTTTGTGCGTCATAACCCTCTGACCTAGTGCACACTCTACTGCGGTGTGATATGATGTCGCGCAATTCCCACTCTGGTTCCCGGTGGCTGCCCAGGACGACGGTAGGcgccctcatgacctcatcaatGTGGCGGCTGGAAGCGGCTCGCAGGAAGGCGAGGTGTGGCACTCAAGGATCACTTCCGCTTCCGTTGGCGCAAGCGCTCTCATTTCTTCTGCTACCGTGACTAAGATGGAATCGTTTTGCGAGTCGCGGTCCGGACTGTGGGCTGGGGGTCCGGCCCCCGGGCAGTTTTACCGCATTCCGCCCACTCCCGGTTCCTTAGTGGACCCGGCGTCCGCGCTCCACGGCGGCCCGATTACGCACACTCAGTAAGTTGTGGGAGGGCCCGGTGCGGCCGGCGGGTTCCGAGAGAGCCGGGGATGGCGAGGGGGGAGCTCGGGGCGCTGAGGCCGGGGAATGAAAGGAGCCGCGGAGAGCCCCGAGCGGAACCCGCTGCGCGGGGAGCGCACTCAGGCCCTTCCCCCGCGCCGCCCCTCCaggcctccctctctctgtccagGAACCCCATGGTGACCGGGACCTCGGTCCTGGGCGTGAAGTTTGACGGCGGAGTGGTGATTGCAGCAGACATGCTGGGCTCCTACGGTTCCCTGGCTCGTTTCCGGAACATTTCTCGCATTATGCGAGTCAACAACACCACCATGCTGGGGGCTTCCGGAGACTACGCTGATTTCCAGTATTTGAAGCAAGTTCTCGGCCAGATGGTGTAAGTCAAATAGAGAACAGGTGTAGTTCCCAAGTGCGGAGGGGGATCCGCTGTTTTTTTCATCCCCTTAAGTGGTGCTAAGGTGGGGGCACTTCAGGCTGCAGCAGAGGACTGGGAGCGTGCAGTAAATAGCTTTCCACATCAGGGAGTGTGAAATGGGGAAGACTGTGCTGAcgtcttttttttgggggggggatggAAATCCCGACTTTCATGCTGTCCCTTTTCTGACCATTTCTTTCTAAGGATTGATGAGGAGTTGTTGGGAGATGGGCACAGCTACAGCCCTAGAGCTATTCACTCCTGGCTGACCAGGGCCATGTACAGCCGCCGGTCCAAGATGAACCCTCTGTGGAACACCATGGTCATCGGAGGCTATTCTGATGGAGAGAGGTTGAGTTGAACATAGATAACGTATTTCCTTGACAGCCTAACCTCTAGTGCCTGTGTAGGGTCTGTTTCTTACCCCTGAGTAAATCCCGCTTCTAACTCAGACCCCATGAAATCCCGCGTCTAACTCAGACCCCATGGCCCCCATCCTTCAGCTAAGATACAGGTACCTAAGGTGACATCAGTTCTTTGACCTGTTGTGTCCTGTTAGCTTCCTGGGTTATGTGGACATGCTTGGTGTCGCCTACGAAGCCCCTTCGCTGGCCACTGGTTATGGTGCATACTTGGCCCAGGTAAGCAGTCCGTTGAGAGATATGGGAGGGGGAAAGACAGAAGGTAGTGGGGCTTAGTGGGTTGTATGATTGTTCTTCCCTTGAAATTCTGCCGTGAAGAACAGGTTAGGATCTGTTCTACTGCTGGGCAGATGGTTCTCTTTGTGGTCCACTTACGTTCCAATGACAAGGTGGTACGTTCAGGAGTCAGTAGATATGTGGAAAGAGGACACCCTAGAACTTTCTTTTTAGGTAGGTCTT
This DNA window, taken from Rhinolophus ferrumequinum isolate MPI-CBG mRhiFer1 chromosome 22, mRhiFer1_v1.p, whole genome shotgun sequence, encodes the following:
- the PSMB4 gene encoding proteasome subunit beta type-4, encoding MESFCESRSGLWAGGPAPGQFYRIPPTPGSLVDPASALHGGPITHTQNPMVTGTSVLGVKFDGGVVIAADMLGSYGSLARFRNISRIMRVNNTTMLGASGDYADFQYLKQVLGQMVIDEELLGDGHSYSPRAIHSWLTRAMYSRRSKMNPLWNTMVIGGYSDGESFLGYVDMLGVAYEAPSLATGYGAYLAQPLLRETLEKQPVLNQTEARELVERCMRVLYYRDARSYNRFQIATVTEKGVEIEGPLSAETNWDIAHMISGFE